The Bos indicus x Bos taurus breed Angus x Brahman F1 hybrid chromosome 13, Bos_hybrid_MaternalHap_v2.0, whole genome shotgun sequence genome includes a region encoding these proteins:
- the LOC113903405 gene encoding prostaglandin F synthase 1 isoform X2 has translation MDPKSQRVKLNDGHFIPVLGFGTYAPEELWCNSLQPELVRPALEKSLQNLQLDYVDLYIIHSPVSLKPGNKFVPKDESGKLIFDSVDLCHTWEALEKCKDAGLTKSIGVSNFNHKQLEKILNKPGLKYKPVCNQVECHPYLNQSKLLEFCKSHDIVLVAYAALGAQLLSEWVNSNNPILLEDPVLCAIAKKHKQTPALVALRYQVQRGVVVLAKSFNKKRIKENMQVFDFELTPEDMKAIDGLNRNIRYYDFQKGIGHPEYPFSEEY, from the exons ATGGATCCCAAAAGCCAGAGGGTGAAGCTTAATGATGGCCACTTCATTCCTGTCCTGGGATTTGGAACCTATGCACCTGAGGAG CTTTGGTGCAATTCCCTTCAACCAGAGTTGGTCCGACCAGCCTTGGAAAAGTCATTGCAAAATCTTCAACTGGACTATGTCGATCTCTATATTATTCATTCTCCAGTGTCTCTGAAG CCAGGGAATAAATTTGTTCCAAAAGATGAAAGTGGAAAACTGATATTTGACTCGGTGGATCTCTGTCACACGTGGGAG gccctggagaAGTGTAAGGACGCAGGGCTGACCAAGTCCATTGGGGTGTCCAACTTCAACCACAAGCAGCTGGAGAAGATCCTGAACAAGCCGGGGCTCAAGTACAAGCCCGTCTGCAACCAG GTGGAATGTCACCCTTACCTCAACCAGAGCAAACTGTTAGAGTTCTGCAAGTCACATGATATTGTCCTAGTTGCTTATGCTGCTCTGGGAGCCCAACTATTGTCAGAATG GGTGAACTCAAACAACCCCATTCTCTTGGAGGACCCGGTTCTTTGTGCCATTGCCAAAAAGCACAAGCAAACCCCAGCTCTGGTTGCCCTTCGCTACCAGGTACAACGTGGAGTTGTGGTTCTGGCCAAGAGTTTCAACAAGAAGAGGATCAAAGAGAATATGCAG gtgTTTGACTTTGAACTGACTCCGGAAGATATGAAAGCAATCGATGGCCTCAATCGTAATATAAGATACTATGATTTTCAAAA GGGTATTGGTCACCCTGAGTATCCATTTTCTGAAGAATATTAA
- the LOC113903405 gene encoding prostaglandin F synthase 1 isoform X1, translating to MDPKSQRVKLNDGHFIPVLGFGTYAPEEVPKSEALEATKFAIEVGFRHVDSAHLYQNEEQVGQAIRSKIADGTVKREDIFYTSKLWCNSLQPELVRPALEKSLQNLQLDYVDLYIIHSPVSLKPGNKFVPKDESGKLIFDSVDLCHTWEALEKCKDAGLTKSIGVSNFNHKQLEKILNKPGLKYKPVCNQVECHPYLNQSKLLEFCKSHDIVLVAYAALGAQLLSEWVNSNNPILLEDPVLCAIAKKHKQTPALVALRYQVQRGVVVLAKSFNKKRIKENMQVFDFELTPEDMKAIDGLNRNIRYYDFQKGIGHPEYPFSEEY from the exons ATGGATCCCAAAAGCCAGAGGGTGAAGCTTAATGATGGCCACTTCATTCCTGTCCTGGGATTTGGAACCTATGCACCTGAGGAG GTTCCTAAGAGTGAAGCCCTGGAGGCCACCAAATTTGCTATAGAGGTTGGGTTCCGCCATGTGGACAGTGCTCATTTGTATCAAAATGAGGAGCAGGTTGGCCAGGCCATTCGAAGCAAGATTGCAGATGGCACTGTGAAGAGAGAAGACATATTCTACACTTCAAAG CTTTGGTGCAATTCCCTTCAACCAGAGTTGGTCCGACCAGCCTTGGAAAAGTCATTGCAAAATCTTCAACTGGACTATGTCGATCTCTATATTATTCATTCTCCAGTGTCTCTGAAG CCAGGGAATAAATTTGTTCCAAAAGATGAAAGTGGAAAACTGATATTTGACTCGGTGGATCTCTGTCACACGTGGGAG gccctggagaAGTGTAAGGACGCAGGGCTGACCAAGTCCATTGGGGTGTCCAACTTCAACCACAAGCAGCTGGAGAAGATCCTGAACAAGCCGGGGCTCAAGTACAAGCCCGTCTGCAACCAG GTGGAATGTCACCCTTACCTCAACCAGAGCAAACTGTTAGAGTTCTGCAAGTCACATGATATTGTCCTAGTTGCTTATGCTGCTCTGGGAGCCCAACTATTGTCAGAATG GGTGAACTCAAACAACCCCATTCTCTTGGAGGACCCGGTTCTTTGTGCCATTGCCAAAAAGCACAAGCAAACCCCAGCTCTGGTTGCCCTTCGCTACCAGGTACAACGTGGAGTTGTGGTTCTGGCCAAGAGTTTCAACAAGAAGAGGATCAAAGAGAATATGCAG gtgTTTGACTTTGAACTGACTCCGGAAGATATGAAAGCAATCGATGGCCTCAATCGTAATATAAGATACTATGATTTTCAAAA GGGTATTGGTCACCCTGAGTATCCATTTTCTGAAGAATATTAA